Proteins encoded by one window of Shewanella avicenniae:
- a CDS encoding CinA family nicotinamide mononucleotide deamidase-related protein, which produces MKLEMICTGEEVLSGQIVDTNAAWFANLMMEHGIEVQRRVTVGDRMEDLIAVFQERSHHADVILVNGGLGPTSDDLSAEAMAKAKGEPLVENQQWRAHLEAWFSRNNRVMSANNLKQAWLPESAVMIDNPVGTACGFRVKLNRAWLFFTPGVPFELKHMVQEQFLPFVQQEFGINANVALHKILTFGHGESLLASKLEPLTLTQGITLGYRSSMPHIEIKLFARGEAAIAQLPKVAAQVKAVLGTAVVAENKATLAEEIHSKLYRSGKTFSAAESCTGGLITSQLVSFAGSSSYLQQGLVTYSNESKVKVLGVKPQTLDDFGAVSIPVVEEMARGARSLLDCDYALATSGIAGPDGGSDEKPVGTVAIALATRNAVYSQMVKISGRSRDLVRSLSAAVAYDMLRRELENEAVIVDYSSISRYAK; this is translated from the coding sequence ATGAAGCTGGAAATGATTTGCACCGGAGAGGAAGTCTTATCTGGGCAGATAGTCGATACCAACGCGGCCTGGTTTGCCAATCTGATGATGGAACACGGCATTGAAGTACAGCGGCGCGTGACCGTTGGTGATCGCATGGAAGATCTGATTGCTGTCTTTCAAGAGCGCAGTCACCACGCCGATGTCATTTTGGTTAATGGTGGCCTTGGGCCGACGTCGGATGACCTTTCTGCAGAAGCGATGGCCAAGGCAAAAGGCGAGCCACTCGTCGAAAATCAACAGTGGCGTGCTCACCTTGAAGCGTGGTTTTCTCGCAATAATCGGGTGATGTCAGCCAATAACCTCAAGCAAGCTTGGCTGCCTGAATCCGCGGTGATGATCGACAATCCTGTCGGCACCGCCTGTGGTTTTCGGGTCAAACTTAATCGCGCTTGGTTGTTCTTTACCCCAGGTGTGCCGTTTGAATTGAAGCACATGGTACAAGAGCAGTTTTTGCCGTTTGTGCAGCAGGAATTTGGCATTAACGCCAATGTGGCGTTGCATAAAATTCTTACCTTCGGCCACGGCGAGTCGTTATTAGCATCAAAGTTGGAACCGCTCACCTTAACGCAAGGCATTACCTTGGGGTATCGCTCTTCGATGCCGCATATTGAGATTAAGTTATTTGCTCGTGGCGAAGCGGCAATTGCGCAATTACCGAAAGTGGCCGCCCAAGTAAAAGCGGTGCTTGGCACTGCCGTTGTGGCTGAGAATAAAGCCACCTTAGCCGAGGAGATCCACAGCAAGCTATATCGCTCCGGTAAAACATTTAGCGCGGCTGAATCGTGCACTGGCGGCTTGATCACTAGCCAGTTAGTGTCGTTTGCCGGCAGTTCCTCTTACCTGCAACAAGGTCTCGTGACCTACTCCAACGAAAGTAAGGTGAAAGTCTTAGGCGTGAAGCCGCAGACGCTGGATGATTTCGGCGCCGTATCAATTCCCGTGGTAGAAGAGATGGCGCGCGGTGCTCGTAGTTTGTTGGACTGCGACTATGCCTTGGCGACCAGTGGTATTGCGGGGCCGGATGGTGGTAGTGATGAAAAGCCGGTGGGAACCGTGGCTATCGCACTGGCAACGCGCAACGCGGTCTATAGCCAGATGGTGAAAATATCGGGTCGCTCGCGTGACCTTGTGCGTTCGCTCAGTGCCGCGGTCGCTTACGATATGCTAAGACGAGAGCTGGAAAACGAGGCGGTGATTGTCGATTACAGCTCGATCAGTCGTTACGCGAAATAA
- the aegA gene encoding formate-dependent uric acid utilization protein AegA: protein MGSLKHMNQFVVASARDCLGCRACEVACVLSHNNGVYPPTSALFRPRINVIKAQPYNAVAACHHCENAPCLASCPVAAIEQKDGVVSLSEERCIGCRNCVLACPFGAIEMAEGTQSHQTLAQKCDLCHDTDQGPACVAACPTKSLTLQTDASLAQARRTKQLNTVGGKVSAQAPRFNQLHQLMQRVASQPRQEALKTALAERKTSFVETYKTFSSAQAVSQAARCIKCSDHPVCEWTCPVHNQIPEWVALAKQGKIIEAAELSNSTSSLPEICGRVCPQDRLCEGSCTLKQEYGAVTIGNIERYINDMAFAQGWKPQIAEVTPTGKRVAIIGSGPAGLGCADVLARHGVQPVVFERQPEIGGMLTFGIPSFKLEKQLMIHRRELFTDMGIEFRLNTEIGRDISLHQLLDEFDAVFVGAGTYQSMKAGLEHEDAPGVYEALPYLTANTKQLMGLAEQADEPYINLANKRVVVLGGGDTAMDCLRTALRQNAASVTCAYRRDEANMPGSVKEVKNAREEGAEFLFNVQPTAIQLDNEGQLAAVQFVRTELGEPDASGRRRPQVMAGSEFSLEADALIIAFGFSAHSMPWLADAGVQLNGWGLIEAEATSEFAYQTSHPKIFAGGDIVRGADLVVTAMADGRRAAEGIVASLGL from the coding sequence ATGGGGTCATTGAAGCATATGAATCAGTTTGTCGTTGCAAGTGCTCGCGACTGTTTAGGATGTCGCGCCTGTGAAGTTGCCTGCGTACTGTCGCATAATAATGGGGTCTATCCTCCTACCTCTGCGTTGTTTCGGCCTCGCATCAATGTGATAAAGGCTCAGCCATATAATGCTGTTGCTGCTTGTCATCACTGCGAAAATGCTCCATGTCTTGCCTCTTGCCCTGTTGCCGCGATTGAGCAAAAAGACGGTGTGGTGTCTCTGAGTGAAGAGCGCTGCATTGGTTGCCGTAACTGTGTATTGGCTTGCCCATTTGGGGCGATTGAGATGGCTGAGGGCACTCAGTCTCACCAAACGCTTGCGCAAAAATGCGATCTTTGCCATGACACCGACCAAGGCCCAGCATGTGTCGCCGCTTGCCCGACAAAATCATTAACGCTTCAAACAGATGCCTCATTGGCGCAAGCTCGTCGTACCAAGCAGCTGAATACTGTGGGCGGAAAAGTTTCCGCTCAGGCGCCTCGGTTTAACCAGTTGCATCAATTAATGCAGCGCGTTGCGAGTCAGCCGCGTCAAGAAGCGTTGAAAACCGCATTGGCGGAACGTAAAACAAGCTTTGTCGAGACCTATAAAACATTTTCTAGCGCGCAAGCCGTGTCACAAGCCGCTCGCTGTATTAAATGCAGTGATCATCCTGTTTGTGAATGGACGTGCCCAGTACATAACCAGATCCCTGAATGGGTAGCGTTAGCGAAGCAAGGCAAGATTATTGAAGCGGCAGAACTTTCTAACAGTACCAGTTCACTGCCTGAGATCTGTGGTCGAGTGTGTCCGCAGGATCGATTATGCGAAGGCAGTTGTACCCTGAAGCAAGAGTATGGTGCGGTCACCATTGGTAATATCGAGCGTTATATTAACGATATGGCCTTCGCGCAGGGCTGGAAGCCGCAGATCGCTGAAGTAACACCGACCGGTAAACGGGTGGCAATTATTGGGTCTGGGCCTGCTGGGCTTGGCTGTGCAGACGTGTTGGCGCGTCATGGTGTTCAGCCTGTGGTGTTTGAGCGGCAACCTGAGATCGGCGGCATGCTCACCTTTGGTATTCCATCCTTTAAGCTCGAAAAGCAGTTGATGATTCATCGTCGGGAACTGTTTACCGACATGGGGATTGAGTTCCGCCTTAATACTGAGATTGGCCGCGATATCAGCTTGCATCAGTTGCTTGACGAGTTTGATGCAGTGTTTGTTGGCGCTGGTACTTATCAATCGATGAAAGCTGGGCTTGAGCATGAAGATGCGCCAGGGGTTTATGAGGCGCTACCTTATTTGACCGCTAATACCAAGCAGCTGATGGGCTTAGCTGAGCAAGCCGATGAGCCGTATATCAACCTTGCCAATAAGCGGGTTGTGGTATTGGGGGGCGGCGATACCGCAATGGACTGTTTGCGTACCGCGCTGCGCCAAAACGCTGCGTCTGTAACTTGCGCTTATCGCCGCGATGAAGCCAATATGCCGGGTTCTGTCAAAGAAGTGAAAAACGCGCGCGAAGAGGGCGCTGAGTTCCTTTTTAATGTGCAACCCACGGCGATCCAGCTCGATAATGAAGGACAATTGGCGGCCGTGCAGTTTGTACGCACTGAACTCGGAGAACCTGACGCGTCAGGCCGTCGCCGTCCGCAAGTGATGGCAGGTTCAGAATTCAGTTTAGAGGCCGATGCGCTGATCATCGCCTTTGGTTTTAGTGCGCACAGCATGCCATGGTTGGCTGACGCGGGTGTGCAGCTCAACGGCTGGGGCTTGATTGAGGCTGAAGCCACCTCTGAATTTGCCTATCAAACCAGCCATCCTAAAATTTTCGCCGGTGGCGATATTGTGCGTGGTGCAGATTTGGTTGTGACAGCGATGGCTGATGGTCGCCGCGCCGCCGAAGGAATTGTGGCGTCACTCGGACTTTAA
- a CDS encoding TlpA family protein disulfide reductase, producing the protein MKVRQLLFALVAAFVVSTATAATSSSAAHPQQDVESTAARINVLPHGFPLKTVAFHDADGKAHDFSQYRGKVVIVNMWATWCPPCVRELPALNRISQRLKDDNVVLVPISIDQIEQPEVRAFLDERGMQEFSSFYDPQMKLSEIFPLDTIPATFILDPNGTLVAFVRSYVDWDDPIVEAKIRQLAEKHQNSGNSTTKTVK; encoded by the coding sequence ATGAAAGTACGGCAACTGTTGTTTGCGTTAGTTGCAGCATTTGTTGTTTCGACGGCAACTGCTGCAACCAGCTCGTCTGCAGCTCATCCACAACAAGACGTGGAGTCCACTGCCGCACGCATTAATGTATTGCCCCATGGCTTTCCATTAAAGACAGTGGCTTTTCATGATGCCGACGGTAAGGCACATGACTTCAGTCAGTATCGCGGCAAAGTGGTTATCGTCAACATGTGGGCCACCTGGTGTCCACCATGTGTGCGCGAGTTACCTGCGCTGAACCGGATCAGTCAACGGTTAAAGGACGATAACGTCGTTCTTGTCCCTATCTCTATTGATCAAATAGAGCAGCCAGAAGTCCGCGCTTTTCTTGATGAACGTGGTATGCAGGAGTTCAGTAGCTTTTATGATCCACAGATGAAGCTCAGTGAAATCTTTCCGTTGGATACGATACCTGCCACTTTCATCCTCGATCCTAACGGCACCTTAGTGGCGTTTGTGCGTAGTTACGTCGATTGGGACGATCCTATCGTAGAAGCAAAGATCCGTCAGCTTGCCGAAAAGCACCAAAATAGCGGTAATTCCACCACTAAAACCGTCAAATAA
- the nrfF gene encoding heme lyase NrfEFG subunit NrfF — MSIALVFGVSLMANATPVDTYQFKNDANQKHAMDLARTLRCPQCQNQDIVDSNSPVARDLRMEVYQMVDAGKSDEEIIQFMTSRYGDFVLYKPRLDSKTYILWIGPIILLLLGGLVAFIFIRKQRGAVAVEEISDEDQQKLAELLKNR; from the coding sequence ATGAGCATTGCCTTGGTGTTCGGTGTTAGCCTGATGGCTAACGCCACACCAGTAGATACTTATCAGTTTAAAAACGACGCCAACCAAAAGCATGCAATGGATCTTGCGCGTACGCTGCGTTGTCCGCAATGTCAAAACCAAGATATTGTTGACTCTAACTCGCCAGTTGCTCGTGACCTGCGGATGGAAGTCTACCAAATGGTGGATGCGGGTAAGAGTGATGAAGAGATTATCCAATTCATGACCAGTCGTTATGGGGACTTCGTGCTGTATAAGCCGCGTCTGGACAGCAAAACCTATATCCTGTGGATTGGTCCAATCATTCTATTGTTGTTAGGTGGCTTGGTCGCTTTCATCTTTATTCGTAAGCAACGCGGTGCTGTCGCCGTCGAAGAGATCTCCGACGAAGACCAGCAAAAGCTCGCTGAACTGTTGAAGAATCGCTAA
- a CDS encoding DsbE family thiol:disulfide interchange protein → MKKLVLFIPLILFVVLGVFLYQGLYLNPKELDSALEGRPVPEFNLETLDDAGVKITNHDLKGQVYIMNVWATWCPSCKYEHPYLLKLARQNIVPIYGINYRDQRELAVEELKHQGDPYTQNIYDPDGRLGLDLGVYGAPESFIVDHNGIIRFRYAGPIDMKVWQETIFPMIQQLKQEAAAGKAS, encoded by the coding sequence ATGAAAAAGTTAGTACTTTTTATTCCGTTGATTTTGTTCGTGGTACTGGGTGTGTTCTTGTATCAGGGCTTATACCTGAATCCAAAAGAGCTCGACTCTGCCTTGGAAGGCCGTCCAGTACCCGAGTTCAATCTTGAAACATTGGACGATGCCGGCGTTAAGATCACCAACCACGATCTTAAAGGTCAGGTGTATATCATGAACGTTTGGGCAACTTGGTGTCCGTCTTGTAAGTATGAGCATCCGTATTTGCTGAAACTTGCGCGGCAGAACATTGTGCCTATTTACGGCATTAACTACCGCGACCAACGTGAGTTAGCGGTGGAAGAGTTGAAACACCAAGGTGATCCTTACACCCAAAACATCTACGATCCAGACGGCCGTTTGGGGTTAGATCTCGGGGTGTATGGTGCGCCAGAGAGTTTTATTGTGGACCACAACGGCATCATTCGTTTCCGCTATGCCGGACCGATTGATATGAAAGTATGGCAAGAAACCATCTTCCCAATGATCCAGCAACTCAAGCAAGAAGCGGCAGCAGGTAAAGCATCATGA
- a CDS encoding heme lyase CcmF/NrfE family subunit: MIPELGHFALIIGVAFAVLLAIVPLVGVARKDQYLVRYAWPLSYGMTFFITLSVLSLAYAFATDDFSVAYVAAHSNSELPIFFKIAAVWGGHEGSLLFWVFSVSVWSAAVAYFSKGLEEVMTARVLSILAIITIGFSLFMLLTSSPFERLIPAPMEGRDLNPMLQDVGLIFHPPMLYLGYVGFSVPFAFAIAALMSGRLDAAWARWTRPWTLAAWIFLTGGIALGSWWAYYELGWGGWWFWDPVENASFMPWLVGTALLHSLVVTEKRGAFRNWTVLLSIFAFSLSLLGTFIVRSGVLTSVHSFAADPSRGLFILLLLGITIGGSLTLFAFRASEMSSPARFELWSKETMLLVCNVLLTVACATVLLGTLYPLLIDAMGMGKISVGPPYFNAVFVPLAIVAFMFMGIGPVIRWKKAKAGEVKRKLLIPAIVSLVFGLAVPFIAGGELNLWVVFGMGTAMWVLLATIQAAVSIVKGSDGSVNMSRLGRSQLGMVIAHLGIAVSVVGATMVSNYSVEKSVRMGPGISEELAGYTFHYLETKNIAGPNYTAKQGQVRVTKDGKEVAFLKPDRRQYNVRTMDMTEAGIDWGLFRDLYITMGDPISNTEFAVRLNYKSFVRWLWFGGIFMMIGGLLAASDKRYRIKAKDAVAQENAAADKKADLASA; encoded by the coding sequence ATGATCCCAGAACTTGGACATTTTGCACTGATCATCGGTGTTGCATTTGCTGTGTTATTGGCAATTGTGCCGCTTGTAGGTGTAGCCCGAAAAGACCAATACTTGGTGCGCTACGCGTGGCCATTAAGTTACGGTATGACTTTCTTTATCACTCTGTCGGTCTTGTCGCTCGCCTACGCGTTCGCCACTGACGATTTCTCCGTTGCTTACGTAGCAGCACACTCCAACTCAGAGCTGCCAATCTTCTTCAAAATCGCGGCAGTGTGGGGTGGCCACGAAGGCTCTTTATTGTTCTGGGTGTTCTCAGTCTCTGTATGGAGCGCTGCGGTTGCTTATTTCAGTAAAGGTTTGGAAGAAGTGATGACCGCCCGCGTGTTATCCATCCTTGCGATCATTACTATCGGTTTCTCGCTGTTTATGTTGTTGACCTCAAGTCCGTTTGAGCGCTTGATTCCTGCGCCGATGGAAGGTCGTGACTTGAACCCAATGCTGCAAGACGTTGGTTTGATTTTCCACCCACCAATGCTGTACCTCGGTTACGTGGGTTTCTCTGTGCCATTTGCATTTGCGATTGCGGCATTGATGAGCGGTCGTCTCGATGCTGCGTGGGCACGTTGGACGCGCCCATGGACATTAGCTGCTTGGATTTTCCTGACTGGTGGTATCGCATTAGGTTCATGGTGGGCATATTACGAGCTCGGCTGGGGCGGTTGGTGGTTCTGGGACCCAGTAGAAAACGCCTCATTTATGCCTTGGTTGGTAGGTACAGCATTGCTGCACTCACTGGTTGTAACCGAGAAGCGTGGCGCGTTCCGTAACTGGACGGTATTGTTATCAATCTTTGCCTTCTCTTTGAGTTTGCTCGGTACCTTTATCGTACGTTCAGGGGTGTTGACCTCGGTACACTCGTTTGCTGCAGACCCAAGCCGTGGTTTGTTCATTCTGTTGCTGTTAGGTATCACCATCGGTGGTTCGTTGACCCTGTTCGCTTTCCGCGCCAGTGAAATGAGCAGCCCAGCACGGTTTGAACTCTGGTCAAAAGAAACCATGCTGCTGGTGTGCAACGTGCTGCTGACTGTCGCGTGTGCCACTGTATTGCTGGGCACTCTGTACCCACTGCTGATCGACGCAATGGGTATGGGTAAAATCTCTGTAGGCCCGCCATACTTCAACGCAGTATTTGTGCCGTTGGCCATTGTTGCCTTCATGTTTATGGGTATTGGTCCAGTGATCCGCTGGAAGAAAGCCAAAGCGGGTGAAGTGAAACGTAAACTGTTGATCCCTGCCATCGTATCGTTGGTCTTTGGCCTCGCAGTTCCTTTCATCGCCGGTGGTGAGTTGAATCTGTGGGTTGTGTTCGGTATGGGCACCGCGATGTGGGTGTTGTTAGCTACGATTCAAGCTGCGGTTAGCATTGTTAAAGGCAGTGACGGTAGTGTGAACATGAGCCGTTTAGGTCGTTCACAACTCGGTATGGTGATTGCGCACTTAGGTATCGCAGTGTCAGTAGTGGGTGCCACTATGGTGTCAAACTACTCAGTTGAGAAAAGTGTGCGTATGGGCCCAGGCATTAGTGAAGAACTGGCAGGTTATACCTTCCATTATCTCGAAACTAAAAACATTGCTGGTCCGAACTATACCGCCAAGCAAGGTCAAGTGCGTGTGACGAAAGATGGCAAAGAGGTGGCTTTCTTGAAGCCTGATCGTCGCCAATACAATGTACGCACTATGGACATGACCGAAGCGGGTATCGATTGGGGCTTGTTCCGCGATTTGTATATCACTATGGGTGACCCAATCAGTAACACCGAATTTGCTGTGCGCCTTAACTATAAGTCTTTCGTACGTTGGCTATGGTTCGGTGGCATTTTCATGATGATTGGTGGTTTGTTAGCTGCGTCAGACAAGCGCTATCGCATTAAAGCGAAAGATGCTGTGGCACAAGAGAATGCCGCTGCTGATAAAAAAGCTGATTTAGCGTCTGCCTAA
- the ccmI gene encoding c-type cytochrome biogenesis protein CcmI: MTTFWIFIVIVVLVSLALIWIPHFRQQKLLEAGETGVRQQTNLELFNERLAALEKELNDNILDQQEFDSLKKELEVSLLQDIKQGQDESLNVQGKRKSALWPSLMSVIVIIVAGFMYQRLGAYQEMENTAAATPANPHAGMSPEQLMQMRVEMLEKQIMAEPENSQAWFNLGHAYMQAGDFDKSISAFDKVISLVGEHAELLGPKATALYYKAGQKMIPIVQQLIDRSLALDPHDPSTLLLVGMDAFYTADYQKAIDAWQKILESDRSDIDRQAIISAVDAAKMRLQANDGAMPNDAAHAGVKKADDSAAATTAKTVTIELSVSPELASKVSSTDMIFVFARPTEGPSVPVAATKVSAKALPVTVVLDDTTNMGGSVKLSESKNVEIIAVLSKHGNLKPEAGDLRGKLASINVGGTGALVLDTEVQ; encoded by the coding sequence ATGACTACCTTCTGGATTTTCATCGTGATTGTAGTGCTAGTGAGTCTAGCGCTGATTTGGATCCCACATTTTCGGCAGCAAAAATTGCTTGAAGCCGGTGAGACTGGTGTGCGTCAGCAAACCAACCTCGAACTGTTCAACGAACGTTTAGCGGCGTTAGAAAAAGAGCTAAACGACAACATTCTGGATCAACAAGAGTTCGATTCACTTAAGAAAGAACTCGAAGTGAGCTTGCTACAAGATATTAAGCAAGGTCAGGATGAATCGTTGAATGTACAGGGTAAACGTAAAAGTGCGCTGTGGCCGAGCTTAATGTCGGTTATCGTCATTATTGTGGCAGGCTTCATGTACCAGCGTTTAGGCGCCTATCAAGAGATGGAAAATACTGCCGCAGCAACGCCAGCCAACCCTCATGCGGGGATGTCACCAGAGCAGCTGATGCAGATGCGAGTAGAAATGCTTGAAAAGCAGATCATGGCAGAACCTGAAAACAGCCAAGCTTGGTTTAATCTCGGCCATGCTTACATGCAAGCCGGCGATTTTGATAAGTCGATATCTGCATTTGATAAAGTGATCAGCTTAGTGGGCGAACATGCCGAGTTGCTGGGTCCAAAAGCGACTGCACTTTATTACAAAGCCGGCCAGAAGATGATCCCTATCGTGCAGCAACTGATCGACCGCTCACTGGCATTAGATCCACATGATCCTTCAACACTGCTTTTAGTCGGTATGGACGCTTTCTACACCGCTGACTATCAGAAAGCGATCGATGCATGGCAAAAGATTCTTGAAAGTGACCGCAGCGACATCGACCGTCAAGCGATCATCAGCGCGGTTGATGCAGCAAAAATGCGTCTGCAAGCTAACGACGGTGCCATGCCAAATGATGCAGCACATGCTGGTGTAAAAAAGGCCGATGACAGTGCAGCCGCAACAACAGCGAAAACCGTAACCATCGAACTATCCGTGTCGCCCGAACTGGCAAGTAAAGTCAGCAGTACCGACATGATCTTCGTATTTGCTCGCCCAACCGAAGGTCCGAGTGTGCCAGTGGCTGCTACTAAGGTCAGCGCAAAAGCCTTACCTGTGACCGTTGTGCTCGATGACACCACTAACATGGGTGGCAGTGTAAAACTGAGCGAAAGTAAGAATGTTGAGATTATCGCGGTACTTTCTAAGCACGGCAATCTGAAACCAGAAGCCGGCGATTTACGCGGTAAGTTAGCAAGTATTAATGTTGGCGGTACTGGGGCTTTGGTACTGGATACTGAAGTTCAATAA
- a CDS encoding curlin translates to MKANLIVNIIAALLFSTSAYSADLCEKSELCNPILAALMERQQLANGLLSATGSNVVALSQFGYFNQGVVQQLGEDNTVHLTQNGESNHADVLQVGSEHHADITQLGNRNQLTLSQWGQANGITIEQLSHGTALAVFQYR, encoded by the coding sequence ATGAAGGCAAATCTGATCGTCAACATCATTGCGGCTTTGCTTTTTTCTACCTCAGCATACTCGGCCGATTTATGTGAAAAGAGTGAGCTTTGCAATCCCATCCTTGCCGCTTTAATGGAACGTCAGCAGTTAGCGAATGGCTTACTTTCCGCTACAGGTAGCAACGTCGTGGCCTTATCCCAATTTGGTTATTTCAATCAGGGGGTAGTGCAGCAGTTGGGTGAAGATAACACAGTTCATCTCACGCAAAACGGAGAGAGTAACCACGCAGATGTTTTGCAGGTAGGGAGTGAACACCACGCTGATATTACGCAGCTTGGCAACCGTAATCAGTTAACGCTAAGTCAATGGGGTCAAGCCAATGGCATCACCATTGAACAGTTAAGTCATGGAACGGCATTGGCCGTTTTCCAATACCGATAG
- a CDS encoding curli production assembly/transport protein CsgE, with protein sequence MKKCLFLVLLSLMFNFGAQSKEIELSGLVLDRTITRFGKDFTFYFSSYWREVPQTDGVSVVIYERVYPQAGTYLWLELNQKKIYETYFGRRYNDVKKKAEQATIISVNALAALKAQSITEATRNKDN encoded by the coding sequence ATGAAAAAATGTCTATTTTTGGTACTGCTGAGTTTAATGTTTAATTTTGGCGCTCAAAGTAAAGAGATCGAATTATCCGGCTTAGTCTTAGACCGGACTATCACTCGCTTTGGCAAGGACTTTACATTCTACTTTTCCAGCTATTGGAGAGAAGTACCGCAAACGGATGGGGTATCAGTCGTCATCTATGAACGCGTATACCCGCAAGCAGGTACTTACCTTTGGCTTGAACTGAACCAGAAAAAAATCTACGAAACCTATTTCGGTCGACGCTATAACGACGTTAAGAAAAAAGCTGAACAAGCCACGATAATCTCAGTTAACGCACTGGCAGCACTCAAAGCTCAAAGTATCACGGAAGCTACGCGTAACAAGGATAATTAA
- a CDS encoding curli assembly protein CsgF translates to MKYMPFLMMFFSSFLSATELVYTPTNPTFGGNPLNGAFLLNKAQSQNDFSESSTELSFEDQFKAALDRNIISNLASRIASGDLTEGSYNTGEYQIDVTGTGATGVVVTITNIATGEITVITMPSLGGN, encoded by the coding sequence ATGAAATATATGCCTTTCCTCATGATGTTTTTCAGTAGTTTCTTATCGGCAACAGAGTTGGTTTATACACCAACCAATCCAACGTTTGGTGGAAACCCTCTCAACGGTGCGTTTTTGCTTAATAAAGCACAATCACAAAATGACTTTAGTGAAAGTAGCACCGAACTGAGCTTTGAAGACCAATTTAAAGCAGCGCTCGATAGAAACATTATCAGTAACCTTGCCTCAAGAATTGCAAGTGGCGATTTAACAGAAGGAAGCTACAACACTGGAGAGTACCAAATCGATGTCACAGGTACCGGTGCGACTGGGGTGGTTGTAACAATTACCAATATAGCTACCGGTGAAATCACCGTAATTACCATGCCATCGCTTGGAGGCAATTAA
- a CDS encoding CsgG/HfaB family protein: MRITLLFLMSIILSGCAAFDNPQLNLTQAEIDPPSIVMQQLKSAPKPKIAIPVSVYAFRDQTGQYKPQDNVSSFSTAVTQGGTSMLMQLLLDSGWFAPLEREGLQNLLTERKIISADRNQKELPSLQEARVIFEGGIISYETNINTGGIGLGYYGISASELYREDQVSVYLRAIDVYTGRVLLSVSASKKVLSQQASANLFRYVSLSRLAEAEAGYTTNEPVQLCVKQAIEAALVGIVHQGIEKGFWKAN; encoded by the coding sequence ATGCGTATAACGCTATTGTTCCTAATGAGCATTATCCTCAGTGGCTGCGCAGCCTTTGATAATCCTCAGCTAAATCTAACCCAAGCAGAGATAGATCCGCCGTCTATTGTAATGCAACAGCTCAAGTCAGCGCCGAAGCCCAAAATTGCGATCCCTGTGTCCGTCTACGCATTTCGAGATCAAACAGGGCAATATAAACCGCAAGATAACGTGAGTTCATTTTCCACCGCAGTCACTCAAGGTGGCACCTCTATGTTGATGCAGCTGCTGCTAGATTCTGGCTGGTTTGCACCGCTTGAGCGTGAAGGACTCCAGAATCTGCTGACAGAACGAAAAATTATATCAGCAGACCGAAATCAGAAAGAGCTACCCAGCCTACAAGAAGCAAGAGTGATTTTTGAAGGTGGAATAATCAGTTACGAAACCAATATTAATACTGGTGGTATCGGTTTGGGCTACTACGGAATATCTGCGTCGGAGCTTTATAGAGAAGACCAGGTATCTGTGTATCTACGCGCCATAGATGTTTATACAGGGCGAGTCTTATTATCAGTCTCTGCATCCAAAAAAGTGCTGTCGCAGCAAGCAAGTGCGAATCTATTTCGCTATGTGAGCCTAAGTAGACTCGCAGAGGCAGAAGCTGGCTACACAACAAACGAACCTGTCCAACTATGCGTTAAACAAGCGATTGAAGCAGCGCTCGTCGGTATTGTTCATCAAGGGATTGAAAAAGGCTTTTGGAAAGCTAACTAA